The genomic DNA ACTTCTATCGCTGCCCAAGGCGGACACTCGCAGATGCCAAGGGGCACTGTGTGGACGGCGCATTGCTCGCGTGCGCATGCCTCAGGCGGCTCGGACACGTGCCGCGTGTCGTCTGGATCTCGGCTGAGAACGACGACGGCCACCTGCTCGCCGTTTATCAGCAGAGCGGGCTCTGGGGCGCGGTCGCCAAAAGCAACTTCGTCGGCTTACGTGGCCGCGAGCCCGTCTATCGCACGCTCAGAGAGTTGGTGATGTCCTACTTCAACGATTACTTCAACACAAAGCGGTTCCGGTCGATGCGGCGCTATAGCACGCCGATCGACCTTCGCCGGTTTGATCATCTCGATTGGGAGACCTCAGACGAGCACCTCGACGAGATCATCGACAACCGGCTGGATCGCATACGGACATACCCCGTCGCCCCGGCCTCGGTTCTTCGCGGGCTGCACCTCGCCGACGAGCGGCTCTTCAAGGCGAACATGATGAACGCGAACCCCAAAGGCCTCTTTCGCCCGAAGTGAGCGTGCGCCTTTCCACTGCGTGCCGCTTCACCTGCGTGTCAGGCGTTCATGCAGTTGCCGAACCTCGTTCTCCAGCCGCGCGAGTCCTGCGTCTGCACCCGCCGCGAGCAGATCGCTCGCAGCGATCGGCTCGCCGATGAGGACACGCAGCGGCCCGCGGAACAGGCGTGGAAGGGATCGAGAGCGAGGCCAGATGTCGAATGCTCCGTCGATCGCAACCGGAAGCACGGTGCAGCCGGAGCGCTTGGCGATAAGCGTTGCGCCGCGCTTGAAGGCGTGGATGGCTCCGTCGTGTGTGCGTGAACCCTCGGGATAGATGATGACGGCGTCGCCGAGCTTCAGGCGTTCGATCACCAGCCGCATCGCGCCGAGATCGCCCTCTTCCTCTCGGAGCGGCACGGCATGAAACTTCGTGATCAGATACGCGAATCCTCGCCTCTTGAAGAGCCCCGCGCGGGCGAGGTGCGTCGCGACGCGAGGGTAGAGCGCGGTTCCGACCGCGACCGAGTCGAGGTATGACTGATGGTTGGAAACTACAAGGAGCGGCCCCGTCCGTGGCACGCGTGTGATCCCGTATCGCCGATACCCGAAAAACACCGCGAGCAGCACGTGGAGCAGAACGACCGCAATGCGGTAGTGGATCGATCGCGAGTCGTCGTGCGGCGAGTGACCCACGGCGTCAAGTTCCAAGGACGCGAGAGCGAACCTCTTGTTCGAGTCGCTGCACGACCTCTTCAAATCCAAGGCCTGTCGTGTCCACTTGTCTGGCATCCTCCGGGCATACCAGCGGACCGACAGCACGCGTGGAGTCGCTCCTGTCGCGGGCCTCGATCTCTTCTCTGAGCCGTTCGACGTCAACATCCGCGACGCCCGCCGCACGCAACTGCTCGGCACGTCGCACCGCGCGGACCTCAGGAGTCGCCCACAGAAAGAACTTCACCTCGGCGTTGGGGAAGACGACGCTTCCTTGATCGCGTCCCTCGGTCACGAGACGCGGGTGCTGGTGACCGATGATCCTCTGCTTGATCACCATGTGCTCACGGAGCTCGCGGATCGCCGAGACCGGGGAGACATGCTCCGTCACATCGGCATCGCGGATCCGGTGATCGATCGGCTTGTCCCACGCCAGAATCATCGGCGGGTCTTCGTTCCAGTCAAAGTGGAGATCGGCCGTCATCACCAACGCGACGAGCTGCTCGGCCTGACCGATCGTGAGCCCGCGGTCGAGCATGATCGCGGTCGCCGCCCTGTACATCGCGCCGGTGTCGAGAAAGTCCAGACCAAGCCGGTGAGCCAACTCGCGGGAGACCGAGGACTTCCCGGTACCCGCAGGTCCATCCACCGTCACGATGATGGGTCGTTCCTGTGGAATCACGCAGACTCGCCTGGGTCTCAGGAGCCCAACGCCGATCGTGCTCGACGATGCCCCGTTTGTCACTCTTCCTCCCGTTGGACGGAAGCCGCACAACGCTCGATCAGCACACGGCTGCGGAGCACTCCCAGTGTAGCGTCCCCCTCGCCCCTGTAGTCAATCGCGAGGGAACCGTCGTACCCGACTGCCATCATCGATTTCAGCAGCGGCTCTATCTGGTAGGGCGAGTGCTCGACTCCCGCATCCGGGTCGATCTCGTGTCCCGCGGGTTCGGTGGACTTCTCTTGGTTGGTCACAAAGGTCTGCGTGACCGCGATCGCCGCAGAGGCGTACGGCGTCAGCCGTTTCATGAACAAGGCCGGATCCGCTGCCGCCGCAGCGCTCGCAAAGTCCGGGCATGCACCGACCCGGAATCCACCAACCCGCTTGATAAGTGCCGTCAGACCCTCTGGTGCCTGAGTCAGCCCTGTATGGCTGTGAAGCATGATCGACACTTCCAGCCGCTCCGCAAGGTCCGAGGCCGATTTGAGCCGGTCCACCGCCCGGTTCATGCTGTCATCGCCGGCTTTCGATGCCACCTTGATCACAACCGAAGAGCAGCCGAGGGCGGCACCCGCCTTGAGCACTCTCGCCAGGCGTTCAAGGCCAGCCAGCGCCTCCGCCTCGGAGACCGCTCCGAGCGGAAGCGCACCGTCCTCAACAATGGAGAGCAGCGCACACCCCGCCCGATCAGACTGCTCCCGGAGCCGCCCCAGTTCTTCACGGCTAAGGCCCCGAAGCATGGTGGTGGGGATCATCAGCCCGTTCAGCCCCAGTGTCTGGCGCGTGAAACTGGGCAACTCCGTGAGCGCGAGATGCTGCGGACCTTTCGGGCCTGCGAGCATCGATCGCAACGAATTCGCGTGAAGCGTGAGGAGCATGCACGGGCAATGTATCGCCCCAAACGGATCCCCGCTACCTCGCTCGATCGAAGTTTCGACGCCATCTGCCTACAAAGACGGCCGGGCCCGAGGGCACCGGCCGTCCGGAGGGGAGAAAGCTGGTCGAGAATAGTCCGCTTCGAACGAACTAGATTCTCAGTCTACCGAAGATATCGCGCCAGCGTCAAGCGAAGCCCCTGGGATTGAGCAGATTGCCCATCGGCTGCGAGATGTGGTGAACCGATCGTTCGCGATTGCTGCCATGCCGGTCCCTTGCCACCATCGAGCCGCTGCTTAGCATCTGCCACCCCCAGGAAGCGGGCCGCGCCCACGCGGTCGCTGATCTTGGCACACGGAGCGCTATCCATGTCCACCCCGTCAGATCGCGTGTATTCCGAGAGCCACGAGTGGTTCAAGACAGAGGGTGACGTGGTGACCGTCGGAATCACCCGTTTCGCTGTTGATGCGTTGACCGATGTCACGTACGCACAGATGAAAGCCCAAGGCACTCAGGTAAAGCCCGGGGACTCGCTCGGTGAGATCGAATCGGTCAAGACAACCAGTGACGTCTATTCGCTTGTGGGTGGCACCATCGAAGCGGTAAACGGAGCCGTCGCTGACGATCCCTCCATTCTCAACAGCGACCCTTACGAAAGGGGATGGCTCCTGAAGATCCGTGCCTCGGACACGTCTGGGCTTGCCAAGGCGATGGACGCCGCGACATACGACGCGAAGCACGGCCACTGAATTCGGCACCGTTGCCGAAACCGTCGCGATCGATATTCCGAAGGAGTTACCGCCGTCGGGTGGGCCTTCCCTGCCGAGGCAGGACGGGTCCAGCATGATCGAGTGTGTCGATGTTCACAAGAGTTATCGGCTTGCGCATGGCGAAGTCGCGGCCCTGCGGGGCATCGATCTCAGCATCAACGAGCCGGGCTTCTACGCGATCATGGGGCATTCCGGGTCCGGCAAGTCCACCCTCCTTCATCTGCTGGCCGCACTCGACCGCCCGGATCGTGGGACAATCACCGTCGGAAACTGCCGGACACACGAACTCCGCCACAAAGAAGCGACCGAGTTTCGTCGTCGTGGCGTCGGGATCATCTTCCAGCAGTTCAACCTGATCCCAACACTCACTGCAACGGAAAACGTCGAACTCCCCGGCATGCTCGCGGGCGAGGAGCCCGCGTGGCTTCGCTCCCGCGCAGCGGAGCTCCTCGGTGATCTCGGCCTTGCGGATCGTGCGGATCACAGGCCGGAGGCGCTCTCCGGCGGCGAGCAGCAGCGAGTGGCGATCGCCAGATCCCTGCTCTTCTCACCCCCGGTCGTTCTGGCTGATGAGCCGACCGGAGCGCTCGACAGCGCGAACGCCGAGAAGTTGTGGCGGCTCCTCGGCCGGATCGCGTCAGAGAAGCAGGTCATTGTGGTCATGGTGACGCACGAACCGACCGCAGCAGCCCATTGCAGACGGACCTGGGTACTGCGAGATGGACGCGTCGTGGGACACATCGAATCGGAGGGGCTTGATGCGACCGGCGTTGCGGCTCGCTATCAACAACTTGTGGGGGCGTAAGCCCCACGCGTTGCTGCTTATCGCGGCCGTGTCGCTCTCCTGCGCCCTGGTCGTGACGGTCGCATCCCTTATCAGCTCTGTGAACGCATCGGTCCGCCTTCGCATGGAGAGCACGATCGGTTCCGCCGATCTCCGGCTCGAATCGTCATCGTCAAACGGACTCATCGACGCAGCATGGCTCCGGCAGGCCGTCGAATGGCCCGAGACGCTCCGCGCGACACCCGCGCTCGAACGCACCCTCGTACTGCGTGCCGTGCTGCAGGAACTCGTACCGGATGCAGATGGCATACATCGTAAGAAGGACCGCCTGATACTGGTTACCGCGGCAACCACGGGCCTCACCCCTGAGCGAGCAGCAGGCATGAAACTGCTCGCGGGCCGCATGCCGGAAGCTCCGGACGAGGTCGTGCTCGACGCGTTGCTCGCCGAGCGATTCTCAATCCGCGGTGAGTCGCTCAGGACCAGCACCGCGAATCGGGGAATCGCGCGGCTTGGCCCTCCGAAGCCGGGCGAGGCCAGGCCGACTCTGCCGGAAACGATCGCTGATGCTGAACTCGCGGCACGTCTGAACGCCGGCCAGCGAGTCCTGCTCGGTGACACGGTCGTCGTGACGCGACTGCTCAGGCCCTCGATGCCGCTCCGTGTCGTAGGGATCGCGCCACAGCCACCGCTCGGCGGGCGTCCACAGGCGTATCTGCTGCTCTCATCACTCGCGTCGCTTTCTGATGCCGAGGGGAAGCTCTCAAGGGTGGATATCGAACTGAGGCCCGGGCTTGATCCCGAGTCCACCGTCGATGCTCGGAGGCAGTCTCTGCCGGAATCGATTCTGCTCCAGACAACCGCAAAGGTGACCTCAGGTCTCGATGAGAACCTGCGTTCGAGCGAACTCGGACTCGTGCTCGCGATCGTCCTCTCAACGCTCGCCGCGTCGTTCATCATTCTGACAGGCCTGACAACCGATGTCGCCAGACGCCAACGTGAGCTTGCGGTGCTGCGATGCATTGGTGCCTCGCGCGGACAATTAGCAGGTGCTCAGGTGTGGGCCGGTGCGATTGTCGGTTCGATCGGGGCCGTCGTCGGGCTTGGCCTGGGTCTCCTCATCGCGTGGGCCGTCGCGACAATTCGTGCCGACGCGCTCGGCGCGGGGCTTCATGTGCCTCCGCTTGGTGTGACGCTCGGGGTCGCAGGAGCGTTCTCTTCCGGCCTGATCGGCGCGGCATGGCCCGCTTGGAGGACCTCCAGGGTCTCGCCACTCGAGGGAATGACGCTGCGTGCTCGCCCAGTGAGCCGCGGCGCGGGACGCGGTGTTGCGATCGCCGCCACGGTGATGATTGTCTTCGGGTTCCTCGTCGTGAGCGTGCCCACTGACGGACAGGTGATCTTCTGGGCTTACGCCACGTGCGGCCTGCCGCTCGTCTTCATCGGATACTTCCTGCTCGGCACGCCGGTTGTCCTGCTCGTGTCGCGGGCAACGTCGGGGCTGTTCTCTCGAGCCGCGGGGTTGCCGCGGGGTCTGCTCGCAAAGTCGATCGCCGCGACTCCCTTTCGCAACGGCTTCACGGCGGGCGCGCTGATGACCGGTGTGAGCATCATGACGGTGATCTGGACCAATGGCGGCGCGGTCATGCGCGACTGGCTGGACAAGCTCGAGTTCCCCGACGCGTTCGTTTCGGGTGTGGCTCTGCCGGAAGAGGCAGAGGAGCGTTTACGCCAGTTGCCATGCGTCGCGGAGACCTGTGCCATCGGCCTGCAGTTCGTAGACACCGACGCGTTCGGCGTGCGAGCGCTCCAGTCGTACAAGACATCGTTCATCGCGTTCGAGCCGGAGCCGTTCTTCCGAATGGCGAAACTGACCTGGATCGAAGGGTCCCTCGAGACCGCGCTCCCCAGACTCCAGCAGGGCGGTGCGGTGATTGTGGCTCGTGAGTTTCTGGTCGCGCAGGGAATGGGTGTCGGAGACACCTTCACCTGCGCCGTCGGCGACGAGTCTCATGTCTTCGAGATCGTCGGCGTGGTGACCTCCCCGGGGCTCGAGGTCGTCAGCAAGTTCTTCAACATCTCCGAAGACTACACGAATCAGGCGCTCCACGCGGTCTTCGGCACACGAGCCGACATGAAGCGGCTGTTCAACAACGACAGTGTCCAACTCATCCAGATCGACCTGCGGCCCGAATGGGACGACGAGTCCGCGATGGACATGATCCGCGAGGCGCTCGCCGACATCCCCATCCTCGACGCCGGCTCGGGACGTCGCATCCGTGAGGAGATTCGAACATACGTGCTCAGCGGCATCACGATCATGACCGCCGTTGCCCTTTTCGCCATGATCATTTGTTCACTCGGTGTTGCCAACCTGGTGATCGCGTCGATCGAGATCCGGAAGTTTGAGTTCGGGATTCTCAGGGCAGTCGGGGCGCAACGCGGGCTCTTGGTACGCCTCGTGCTGGCCGAGGTCATCACCATCGCCGTGGCAGGCGCAATCATCGGCACGGTGCTCGGACTTCAGGCCGCATGGTCCGAACAGAAGCTCATGCGCCTGCTGCTGGGCCTGGGCGTTGAGTTCCGGCCCTCGCTGCCGGCGATCGCGGGTGCCTGGGGGATGCTGATCGTAACATGCGTCATCGCATCGGCGCCGGCTGTCAGGCGTCTCGGCAAGCGAGAGCCGCGCGAACTGCTGGCCGCGGCGCGTGGGTAGGAAGACCCGCTGCGGCACATACGATCACCCATGCCCCAGTCGCCCGGTCGATTCATCCTGAAGGCACCCTTCGAGCCGACCGGCGATCAGCCGACGGCGATCGCGTCTCTTGTGTCACAACTGCGCGATGGCAAGCCCGCAGTCACGCTGCTCGGCGCAACCGGCACGGGCAAGACGTTCACGATGGCGAACGTTATCCAGCATCTCGGACGACCGACGCTCATCATCAGCCACAACAAGACGCTCGCGGCCCAGCTCTACGAGGAGCTTCGCGACTTCTTCCCCGAGAATTCGGTCAACTACTTCGTGTCGTACTACGACTACTACCAGCCCGAGGCGTACATCCCCCAGCGCGACATCTACATCGAGAAGGATGCCAGCCGCAACGACGACCTCGACCAGCTGCGTCTCGCAGCGACGAGCAACATCCTCTCGCGGCGAGACACCGTTGTCGTTGCGTCGGTCTCGTGCATCTTCGGACTCGGTTCGCCCCAGGCGTACGCCCAGCGTGTGATGACGCTGACGAAGGGATCGGAGATGCCGCGCCGCGAGCTCTTCCTCGCGCTGAACGCGATGCAGTACCAGCGCGTGGAGGTGGAGTTCAAGCGAGGCACCTACCGAGCGCGGGGCGACAGCATGGAGGTCTGGCCCGCGTACGAGAAGTTTGCCGTTCGCGTGGACTTCTTCGGATCGGAGATCGACCGCATCGAGCTGATCAACCCGACGAGCGGGGAGATCATCGCCGAGGAACGTCAGTTCTTCCTCTTCCCGGCGGTGCACTATGTCATGCCGCAGGAGGAGCTCTCGGAGATCACGGCGGTGATCCGCAAAGATCTCGACGCCCGAGTGATGGAGCTTCGCTCCGAAGGGAAACTGCTCGAAGCCCAGCGCCTGATCGCAAGGACCAAGTACGACCTGGAGATGATCGACGAGGTCGGGTATTGCAACGGGATCGAGAACTACTCGAGGTATTTCGATGGCCGGACGCCCGGCGAACGGCCTTACACGCTGATGGACTATTTCGACTTCGCGCCCCCGGCCGACCAGCCATCGGGTCCGTTCATCGCCGGCTCAGGTCCTTCAGACGTTCCGACGCCGACGGCCGCGTCCACGAGGCCGAACTATCGCGACTGGCTCCTCATCATCGATGAGAGCCACGTCACGATCCCCCAGGTCCGCGCCATGTACAACGGGGATCGCAATCGCAAGACGATCCTCGTGGAGCACGGATTCCGCCTCCCCGCGGCACTCGACAACCGCCCGCTGCGATTCGAGGAGTTCGAGGCGATTGTGCCGCAGATGATGTTCGTCAGCGCAACGCCCGCAGCATACGAACTCGAGAGGAGTGGGGGGGAAGTCGCCGAGCAGGTGATCCGCCCGACCGGTCTGCTCGATCCGGAGATCACGGTGCTGCCCGCCGACGGCCAGGTGCCGGACCTCGTCAAGCGGTGCAAGGAGATCGCATCGCGCGGGGAGCGTGTGCTGGTCACGGCGCTCACGAAGCGGCTGTGCGAGGACCTGACGGTCTACCTCGACCAGCAGGGACTGCGGGTGCGGTACCTGCACAGCGAGATCGAGACGCTGGAGCGTATGACAATCCTGACGGATCTTCGCACGGGCGAGTTCGATGTGCTGGTCGGTGTGAATCTCCTCCGAGAGGGGCTGGACCTGCCCGAGGTCGCGTTTGTCGCGATTCTCGACGCGGACAAGGAGGGGTTCCTGCGGAGCGGAACATCACTGATCCAGCAAATGGGGCGTGCGGCGCGAAACGCCAACTCGCGCGTCGTGCTCTACGCGGACAAGATGACGCCCGCCATGCAGGCCGCGATCGAGGAGACCGAGCGGAGGCGTCGGAAGCAGATCGCCTACAACGAGGCGAACGGGATCGTCCCGACCACTGTTCGCAAGGCAATCAAGTCCGGGCTTCAGCAGGAACTCGCGGCACGCCGAGCCGCACGCGAAGCTGTCGCCACCTCTGAACCAGACTACGCCATCGATGAACTCCTCAAAACGGTCGAAGAGGAGATGCTCGAGGCCGCACGCGAGATGGCCTTCGAGCGTGCGGCGGTACTCCGCGACCAGTCGCGAGCACTCAAGAGACTTCTCGAATCCGGGGGTCTGAGCCGGGTAAAGCGGTCCGAGCTGGAACAGGCCATGTCGGGCAAGCTCAATCCGAAGAAGGCCGGCATGCCCGGTGCCCGTTCCGGCAAAAAGCCAACGAAACGACGCTGACAGTCGGGGACTCTCAGGCGGGCCGCCAGGGCTAACGCGATTCTCAGCACACCGAACCTCGGCCTCGGAAGTTGCTAAGATCAAAGATGGATGGGCAACCAACATCTCGCGCGGGGTTTATGAGGCGGCTGGCGCACTATTGCATCGGCCTTGCGATCGGCTTGGTTCTCCTCGGCTTCTTTCAGCAGCGTCGCGCAGCCGAATGGAGCGCGAAGCAGCATGCCCGCGAGGCCGCTGGGAATCAGACTTCCGTGTACGACACGCGCACCGGGACACCGCAGATCCAAACCCAAAACGCGGCGAAGTCAGCTCTGGATGCTGCTGCGGGTGTACCGACGAGCCCCGCGACTGCCGATGACGCGGATACGGAATGAACTTGGGCTCATCGCGATTCCGACGGGTGATCTTGGTTCTTTGCGGCGGTTCGTGCAACAAAGGTGTCCGATCCTCGTTTGAGCAACGAGCAGGGCGGATGCCACAGACGACCAGATTGATGAGCAAGCGGTGTGGGTGAGCGGCAAGGCCAACCCATAGCCCGGCAGAGCAAGGATGCGGAGCAACAACACACATGAATCGCAGCATCTCCACAAACGCAGAAGGCCTGCGGCCCTCTCTCCTGCCACCCGAGGAAGCCGATGGACCCGTGCGAATCCTCTTCTTGAGCAGTCAGTCGCTCGGCTTCGCGACCCATTCGCGTTCCTTTGAGGTCTACGCGGAGACGAATCCCGCCGTTGATGCAGTCCATGTGCGATTGCGTCCGCCGGTCGTCATGCGCTCTCTCGCAAGGCAGGTGCCGGGTGCTGCCCGCTCCGGGCTGGACTTCCACCGCTACCGATACACGCGACTCTGGGCGCGTGAGATGAGGCGTTGGTTCAACACTCGGCTCCCCCTCAATCGCTTCGATCTCGTGCACGTC from Phycisphaeraceae bacterium includes the following:
- a CDS encoding 1-acyl-sn-glycerol-3-phosphate acyltransferase, translated to MELDAVGHSPHDDSRSIHYRIAVVLLHVLLAVFFGYRRYGITRVPRTGPLLVVSNHQSYLDSVAVGTALYPRVATHLARAGLFKRRGFAYLITKFHAVPLREEEGDLGAMRLVIERLKLGDAVIIYPEGSRTHDGAIHAFKRGATLIAKRSGCTVLPVAIDGAFDIWPRSRSLPRLFRGPLRVLIGEPIAASDLLAAGADAGLARLENEVRQLHERLTRR
- the cmk gene encoding (d)CMP kinase — encoded protein: MIPQERPIIVTVDGPAGTGKSSVSRELAHRLGLDFLDTGAMYRAATAIMLDRGLTIGQAEQLVALVMTADLHFDWNEDPPMILAWDKPIDHRIRDADVTEHVSPVSAIRELREHMVIKQRIIGHQHPRLVTEGRDQGSVVFPNAEVKFFLWATPEVRAVRRAEQLRAAGVADVDVERLREEIEARDRSDSTRAVGPLVCPEDARQVDTTGLGFEEVVQRLEQEVRSRVLGT
- a CDS encoding TIM barrel protein, whose translation is MLLTLHANSLRSMLAGPKGPQHLALTELPSFTRQTLGLNGLMIPTTMLRGLSREELGRLREQSDRAGCALLSIVEDGALPLGAVSEAEALAGLERLARVLKAGAALGCSSVVIKVASKAGDDSMNRAVDRLKSASDLAERLEVSIMLHSHTGLTQAPEGLTALIKRVGGFRVGACPDFASAAAAADPALFMKRLTPYASAAIAVTQTFVTNQEKSTEPAGHEIDPDAGVEHSPYQIEPLLKSMMAVGYDGSLAIDYRGEGDATLGVLRSRVLIERCAASVQREEE
- the gcvH gene encoding glycine cleavage system protein GcvH — protein: MSTPSDRVYSESHEWFKTEGDVVTVGITRFAVDALTDVTYAQMKAQGTQVKPGDSLGEIESVKTTSDVYSLVGGTIEAVNGAVADDPSILNSDPYERGWLLKIRASDTSGLAKAMDAATYDAKHGH
- a CDS encoding ABC transporter ATP-binding protein gives rise to the protein MIECVDVHKSYRLAHGEVAALRGIDLSINEPGFYAIMGHSGSGKSTLLHLLAALDRPDRGTITVGNCRTHELRHKEATEFRRRGVGIIFQQFNLIPTLTATENVELPGMLAGEEPAWLRSRAAELLGDLGLADRADHRPEALSGGEQQRVAIARSLLFSPPVVLADEPTGALDSANAEKLWRLLGRIASEKQVIVVMVTHEPTAAAHCRRTWVLRDGRVVGHIESEGLDATGVAARYQQLVGA
- a CDS encoding FtsX-like permease family protein; amino-acid sequence: MRPALRLAINNLWGRKPHALLLIAAVSLSCALVVTVASLISSVNASVRLRMESTIGSADLRLESSSSNGLIDAAWLRQAVEWPETLRATPALERTLVLRAVLQELVPDADGIHRKKDRLILVTAATTGLTPERAAGMKLLAGRMPEAPDEVVLDALLAERFSIRGESLRTSTANRGIARLGPPKPGEARPTLPETIADAELAARLNAGQRVLLGDTVVVTRLLRPSMPLRVVGIAPQPPLGGRPQAYLLLSSLASLSDAEGKLSRVDIELRPGLDPESTVDARRQSLPESILLQTTAKVTSGLDENLRSSELGLVLAIVLSTLAASFIILTGLTTDVARRQRELAVLRCIGASRGQLAGAQVWAGAIVGSIGAVVGLGLGLLIAWAVATIRADALGAGLHVPPLGVTLGVAGAFSSGLIGAAWPAWRTSRVSPLEGMTLRARPVSRGAGRGVAIAATVMIVFGFLVVSVPTDGQVIFWAYATCGLPLVFIGYFLLGTPVVLLVSRATSGLFSRAAGLPRGLLAKSIAATPFRNGFTAGALMTGVSIMTVIWTNGGAVMRDWLDKLEFPDAFVSGVALPEEAEERLRQLPCVAETCAIGLQFVDTDAFGVRALQSYKTSFIAFEPEPFFRMAKLTWIEGSLETALPRLQQGGAVIVAREFLVAQGMGVGDTFTCAVGDESHVFEIVGVVTSPGLEVVSKFFNISEDYTNQALHAVFGTRADMKRLFNNDSVQLIQIDLRPEWDDESAMDMIREALADIPILDAGSGRRIREEIRTYVLSGITIMTAVALFAMIICSLGVANLVIASIEIRKFEFGILRAVGAQRGLLVRLVLAEVITIAVAGAIIGTVLGLQAAWSEQKLMRLLLGLGVEFRPSLPAIAGAWGMLIVTCVIASAPAVRRLGKREPRELLAAARG
- a CDS encoding excinuclease ABC subunit UvrB, translated to MPQSPGRFILKAPFEPTGDQPTAIASLVSQLRDGKPAVTLLGATGTGKTFTMANVIQHLGRPTLIISHNKTLAAQLYEELRDFFPENSVNYFVSYYDYYQPEAYIPQRDIYIEKDASRNDDLDQLRLAATSNILSRRDTVVVASVSCIFGLGSPQAYAQRVMTLTKGSEMPRRELFLALNAMQYQRVEVEFKRGTYRARGDSMEVWPAYEKFAVRVDFFGSEIDRIELINPTSGEIIAEERQFFLFPAVHYVMPQEELSEITAVIRKDLDARVMELRSEGKLLEAQRLIARTKYDLEMIDEVGYCNGIENYSRYFDGRTPGERPYTLMDYFDFAPPADQPSGPFIAGSGPSDVPTPTAASTRPNYRDWLLIIDESHVTIPQVRAMYNGDRNRKTILVEHGFRLPAALDNRPLRFEEFEAIVPQMMFVSATPAAYELERSGGEVAEQVIRPTGLLDPEITVLPADGQVPDLVKRCKEIASRGERVLVTALTKRLCEDLTVYLDQQGLRVRYLHSEIETLERMTILTDLRTGEFDVLVGVNLLREGLDLPEVAFVAILDADKEGFLRSGTSLIQQMGRAARNANSRVVLYADKMTPAMQAAIEETERRRRKQIAYNEANGIVPTTVRKAIKSGLQQELAARRAAREAVATSEPDYAIDELLKTVEEEMLEAAREMAFERAAVLRDQSRALKRLLESGGLSRVKRSELEQAMSGKLNPKKAGMPGARSGKKPTKRR